GTATTCCATTGGAATGAATTCTCGGAAGAAGGCACCCGGCGTAAAGTTGAACTTCCTGTGTACCCGTTTGAGCGGAGACGGTATTGGATGGAGCCCCACACCCATGACCTGGACACTGATTTTGATGTGGTGATAAGTGATTCGGAGTCCGGGCTTGATGAGCAGGATAAGGTGCTGTACAGCAGCGGACAAGCCCCTCGTAATGAGCTTGAACAGAAGACGATGGATGCTTTTTCAGCTGTGCTTGGCTTCCATTCTATCGGCATTTACGATAGCTTCTTTGAACTGGGCGGACATTCTTTATTGGCAATTCAATTGCTGTCCAGGATAAACGAGCAATTCGGAATTGAAATTAAATTGAATGAGTTTTATAAATTTCCTACGGTTGAAGCTTTAGCACAAGAAATCGGGCTTGCTATTTCTTCAAGAGCAGATCAGCCTTCTGAACCCGCGCAAGAGCTTTGGAAGCTCAATAATGTTATTGAGGATGTGGAAAGGAGAGCTGATCCGTTCCCATTAACCGAAATGCAAGAAGCACAATGGCTGGGACGGATATCCAGTTTCGGTGTGGGCAACATAGCGGCGCATGTCTATTACGAATCGGAGAAAGAGGGACTTGATATTCAGCGTCTGGAGCAAAGCTGGCAAGCGTTGATCGACCGCCATGAGATGCTTCGTTCAGTCCTGTTACCCGACGGAGGCCAGCGCATCCTTACGGAGAGATTAACCTATAACATTCGGAATTTGGATGTGCGGAAACTGGATCACGAGTCGGCTGAGGCAGAAGCGCTAGTTGTCCGGTCCCAAATGGACCACGTTGTCCGTCCTGTAACGGAATGGCCTCTCTTTGAGATTCGTACAACGCAGTTACCCGGGAACAAGGTGCGTATTCATTTCAGTATGGATTTGGTGATTTGCGATGTGGGCAGCATGCGGATTCTGCAGAGCGAGTGGGCGCAGCTGTACAGGGGAGAAGCTCTTCAGCCTGCGGTGTTAGACCTTTCCTTCAGGGATTATGTTCTGGCAGAGAAGCAACTGAAGGATTCACCGCCATACGTCAAAGCGGATGAATTCTGGGAGCAGAAGATAAAGAGTCTGCCAGCGAATACAGCTCCTGAGCTGCCAGTGGCTAAGGATATTTCATCTATAAAAGAAATCCGGTTTAAACGTTGGAGTTTTGTTGTTGAAACCTCCAGATGGGATCAAATTAAAGAGGCTGCTGTAAAACGGGCGTTATCTCCTTCCAGCGTGATTCTAACCGTGTTTGCTCAGGTACTCGGTCTTTGGAGCAAATCCAATGAGTTTTGTATTAATACACCGATCATTAACCGCTTGCCTATTCATGAGCAGGTCAAGCAGATTGTAGGGGAATTTGCCTCCTTTGCTCCGGTTGTTGTCAGCCTGAATAAACAGAAGACCTTTGAAGAATGTGCCAGAGAATTACAGCAGAATAGTTGGGAGAATCTCGATAACCGGTATATAAGCGGAACTTCTATCTTACGTAAGCTTGCAAAGCTGCGAGGCGGGAGTTCAGGACCAGTGTTTCCGGTTGTCTTTACTAGCACCATCGTACAAAAGGTTGCAGGTGAAAAAGAGTTCTTCGAGACATTGGGTGATTATTCCTACCTGATATCTCAGACTCCTCAAGTATGGCTGGATCATACGGCAATGGAGATGGAGAATGGCCTCTTGCTAAGCTGGCATGCGCTGGAAGAGATGTTCCCGCAAGGAATGCTGGACCAAATGTGGGAGACTTACGAAGGAATTATGAATCGGTTAGCTACTGATGAGTCTACATGGGGCAGTACTTATAATCAGCTACTTAGAGAGGTTGATCTATCCATCGTTCTTGAGGCCAACGCCACGGATCAGCCAATAGATTGTGAATTGTTACACGATCCAATCTTCCGTTATGCCAAGGCGAATCCCAATCAAATCGCGTTAGTGACCTCCCGGAAGGAAATAAGCTATGGAGAATTGGATAAGCTGGCAACAGCAGTAAGCTGCAAATTGATGGAGAAGCAATTACGGCGTGCGGAGTTGGTTCCTGTCATCATGGAGAAAGGGTACGAGCAGGTAGTTGCGGTATTGGGCATTCTGCAAGGAGGCGGGGCTTATCTGCCGCTGGACCCGGAGCTGCCCCGGGAAAGATTGCAATATATATTGGAGAGCAGCGCGGTCAGAGTGATTCTGATACAGGAGAAATATCGTGCTTCTCTTCAGTGGATTCAGGACTTGGGAATTGCAGTCGAAACGATTACCTCACATAATGCAGTGTCCCCGGATAAGGTTACACGGCGGGATTCTTGTCAGGAGCTGGATGATTTAGCTTATGTCATTTTTACATCTGGTTCTACGGGAATGCCCAAAGGCGTTATGATCACCCACCGGGCAGCACAAAATACGATCATGGATATCAATGCCAAATTCCAGGTTAGTTCAGAGGATATAGGGTTTGCACTCTCCGAGCTGAATTTCGATTTATCGGTATACGATATATTCGGTATCCTGGGAGCAGGAGGGGAATTGGTGATTCCTGATGCCCATTCCTCACGTGACCCTAAGCATTGGCTGGATATGCTAAGTCTTCATAAGGTGTCTGTGTGGAATTCTGTTCCTGCACTGATGGCGATGCTGGTCGAATATACAGCGCTCTTAGAGGCCAGTCTTCCCTTTAGACTTGTTCTTCTGAGTGGTGACTGGATCCCGTTGAATTTAGCTTCCCGCATAAAGAAGCAGGCGGCATTGGCGCAGGTAATGGGTCTGGGAGGTGCGACGGAGGCTTCAATCTGGTCCAATTATTACCCGATTCAGGAGGTAGACCCTTCATGGAGGAGTATACCTTACGGTAAACCGTTATCCAACCAAAAATTCCACGTATACAATAAGGAGTTCGTTGATTGTCCGGTGTGGGTACCTGGCGATCTGTATATTAGTGGAAGAGGGTTGTCACTGGGATATTTGAATGATGTCACGCTCACAGACCAAGCTTTTATAACCCACCCTGATACAGGTGAACGGTTGTATAGAACAGGCGATATGGGGCGTTATCTTCCCGATGGGAACCTGGAGTTTATGGGACGCGAAGATTTTCAAGTGAAAATTTCCGGATTTCGGATTGAGCTGGAAGAGATTGAATCCGTGTTGTTAAAGCATATAGCCGTAAAAGGGGTCGTTGTCCATCTTGCAGGCAAGGATACGGATAAGAAAACTCTGACCGCTTACATCCTTGTAAAGGACGGAATGACGCTTGATACGAAAGAACTGAAATTATTCGCTGCAAATGCTCTACCTAATTACATGGTACCGAATCAATATATGATTCTTGATGAATTCCCGCTTACTGTGAACGGTAAAATTGATCGTAAATCGCTTCCCGTTCCGGAGAATACCGGCAGAAAGTCGAAAGCTCAAGACCTGTCGGACAATAAAGTACTGAATATCTTAATCCCCATATTTGCAGAAGTGCTTCGTCTAGCGGAGGAGAAGGTTGATATCCATACCAATTTCTTTACCCTTGGAGGGGATTCGATTAGGGGAATTCAAATTATTAGTCTTGCTTCCAAGGAAGGCATAGAGATTTCACCGCAGTTATTCTTTGAACATTCTACACTAGCTGAGCTGGCAGAGGTTCTGAACAATAGTATGGTTGAGCTGGAAGATGGAGAGGAGCAGTATGTTGGAGAATTGCCCTTAAGTGCTGGTCAACAGCTTCTACTGGAAAGGTATGAATCTCTCCCAGCCTTAAATCAATCGCTTCTGTTCAAGGTGGAAAAGTTAATGGAACCGGAAAAATTGGAAAGTGCGTTTCAGTATGTAGTTTCCAGGAATGCAGCATTGCAAATGCAGTTCAACCATAGTGACGGAGTCTGGACACAAGCTCTTTACAGTAAGGTAAAGAAGCCGGAGATTGATTATGTAGATTTGAACGGCCTGGAGGAAGACGAGGTTCATAAATTGACCGAACAGATTCGTTTTGACCAGGAGCAGCAGTCAGCAGACATCCTGATCAAGCTAATTTTTTTGGATCAGCCAGATCAGAAATTGCAGTATATACTGCTGGTTTGGAATGAGCTGATTATGGACCAGCGTTCCGTAGGGCTATTCCTGGAACAGATTTATGATTGCTACAATCAGATCTCTGCGGGAGAGAAGATTAAGCAGATTCACCGTACCAAGCAATTTAGGGATTGGCTGAATCTGAACAGGGAGGAGCCTGCAGAACAAAGTCTGCAAGATTGGGATGACTCATCCGTAGCCCTTCACTTGGGTAATCCAACAGAAACCTCTGACCGTATGTGTACCCTAAACTTTACATTTACGAAAGAACCCGTCTGGAGTGCCGTGCTTGAGGAAGCAAAATTACAGGATTATGAGCTTCTCCTCATTGCAATGGGGTATTCCATGCAAGAGCTGGGTTATGCGCAGCAGCTTTGGGTTGACTGTATGTGTGAAGCGGAGCAGAAGGTACTCGTGCAAAATGGAATGAATCATATCTTGGGCCAATTAGGCAGCATACATCCCGTTCACTTCCGCTCAGATTATAGATCAGGATTGAGCGAATACATTCGAGCAGGCAAGACAACTATCCGTAATTGTAAAAAGTCGACAGGGGGCAAGCCCTCCATCCATCCAAAGATTAAGTTCTCCTTCAGTGAAGCACTGGAAAAGTTGAATAAGAGAATTGGTGTGAGCAGCGCAGCTTCATTGATCTCGTCAACCAGCGAAAGAGCTTACCGTAGCCCCTACTTACTAGAGATAAGTGCATCTGCTGATGAGGAAGAATTGTTATTTCAATTCCAGTTTAATGCTGCCCAAGTAGATGATAGACGAATGGAGAAGCTGGGATACAGTCTATTACAGAATTTGCAGTCCTTATTCCTGTCTATCAAAAGTGAGGATTTGGATGTTTATGTGGCAAGTGATTTTCCTGATATGAGTTGGAGCGATGCAGAACTTAAATCATTCATGGGGATATTGGCAACTAGCCATTAAGAAGGGGAGGAAGTTTATGATGTCAACTGGACTTGCAGAAACAAGGAGCCCATCTGCAGTGATGAGGAACCTGGAAGATATTTATGAGCTAAGCCCATTACAACTGGATAACTTTAACCGCTACCTTACTTCACAGGGAGATGGTTTGTTTCACGAGAATCTGATCTTTAACTTTGATGGGGAAATCGACGACAGGATTTTTACTCAGTGCTGGCATGAAATATTGAAGCATCATTCGATTTTGCGAACAGCTTTTTTTAATAAAGGTATTGGGAAGCCTGTGCAGGCTGTATTAAGGAAGGCCCTGTTTCCTATTCAAATACACGATTGGACAGGCATAAGTGAGGAAGAACAAGCACACAGGATGGAGGTGGTGATAGAGGCGGACCGGTTAATCCCGTACCGCATGGAGGAAGCGCCATTAATGAGAGTAGCGCTAATCCATCTTAATGATCGTAAGTTCCGTCTCTGGTGGCGTTTTCACCATATGATCATGGATGGGTGGGCATTTACGGTAGTGCTGTTTGATTTCCTGCAGCTCTACAAGCAGTTAAGCAGTTCAGGGGAGATAGCACTCATGCTTCCAGGATATCCTTATAAGGATTACATTCGTTATCTTAAAAATAGGGATACTGCTGAGGAAAGTGCTTTCTGGCCCGAATATTTACAAGGATGCACGCATCAGCCTCCGCTGAGCCTGCTGAAGCCTCCAGCACCAGACGCTCCTGTAAGTCAGGTGCGCCAGGGAAGGCTCGATTATCATATATATGAATTGTTTCAACCTTTACAAGAAGTGATCAAGGCGAGCGAAGTAACGATGAATGGTGTATTTCAAGGGATCTTCTCGTTATTAATCAGTCATCTGAGCGGCGGGGGAGCTGACGTTGTCACCGGACAGACAGTAGCAGATCGGCCGCTGCTGCTTGAGAATGCTCAAGCACGCGTAGGTTTGTTCGTTAATACCTTGCCGATTCGTTGTCAAATTCGGAAGGAGGAGGGCTTCGTTGAGTGGGTCAGAGGCATTCAGACGTCTATGATGAATACGTT
The sequence above is a segment of the Paenibacillus sp. FSL R7-0204 genome. Coding sequences within it:
- a CDS encoding condensation domain-containing protein yields the protein MMSTGLAETRSPSAVMRNLEDIYELSPLQLDNFNRYLTSQGDGLFHENLIFNFDGEIDDRIFTQCWHEILKHHSILRTAFFNKGIGKPVQAVLRKALFPIQIHDWTGISEEEQAHRMEVVIEADRLIPYRMEEAPLMRVALIHLNDRKFRLWWRFHHMIMDGWAFTVVLFDFLQLYKQLSSSGEIALMLPGYPYKDYIRYLKNRDTAEESAFWPEYLQGCTHQPPLSLLKPPAPDAPVSQVRQGRLDYHIYELFQPLQEVIKASEVTMNGVFQGIFSLLISHLSGGGADVVTGQTVADRPLLLENAQARVGLFVNTLPIRCQIRKEEGFVEWVRGIQTSMMNTFRFASSSEQEIKHWCGMSDDRDLFHSALVFKNIPLADDPFVGLPFRTDDYSLESRPHFALSLFVWPEAKLELKLIYDNSLYSSESAWSVLNNVRAALVKFIEDPEISVLSMMDFDI
- a CDS encoding non-ribosomal peptide synthetase/type I polyketide synthase yields the protein MDNNFGALDIAVIGMDCRFPDAASPEEFWGNLVSGLESVIPISDEELLYSGIRQETLEHPNYVKYGSFIDHYDKFAASFFGYSAKEAAMMDPQHRIFLELCWHALEKSGCDSEQYNGSIGVFAGSTFNSYLLNNVLNGRGAGSSADNFFVQISNDKDNLATRVAYKMNLSGPALSIQTACSTALVAIHYASQSLLNQECDVALAGGVTVRSPHKTGYMYQSDMILSKDGHCRPFDADASGTIFGSGAGVVVLKRLEDAVRDGDIIHAVIKGSSVNNDGGEKVGYTAPGRKGQETVIKTALALADIPQHSITAVEAHGTGTFLGDPVEFESLNQVYGSSHHQQQIALGSVKSNLGHLECAAGVASFIKMVLCLKHKILVPSLNYQTPNPHLQIEKSPFYVNTLVKDWERVEGEPLRCAISSFGIGGTNAHLILEEWTETKNSAASSPELVLLSARSQHALSEMSASMACFLRSNPEVSLGDVAHTLRVGRRAFEYRLAAVGSTASDLAGVLEDYETKNKWIGFIKQTKPRIVFMFPGQGSQYIHMAKELYDSELVFRQLIDQGADLLQEFMKINVLAVLFPSEGEEAEAERLLTLTHITQPVMFLIEYALAKLWMSWGINPDACIGHSIGEYAAACLAGVFTFEQGLMLTAKRGEFIGNLPAGSMCGISASEQDITPYLTEKLSVAAVNGPGFTVVSGPENDIRKFMQTIEENGISCSRLHTSHAFHSWMMQPAYEQYLRFMQGITLNQPTIPYLSNVTGDWIEAGQATSPEYWASHIISSVRFSDGADKLLENEESLFIEVGPGNVLSIFMKNIQPTTKVFASLPHAREKSHSVKYIYGSAGKLWTNGAVFHWNEFSEEGTRRKVELPVYPFERRRYWMEPHTHDLDTDFDVVISDSESGLDEQDKVLYSSGQAPRNELEQKTMDAFSAVLGFHSIGIYDSFFELGGHSLLAIQLLSRINEQFGIEIKLNEFYKFPTVEALAQEIGLAISSRADQPSEPAQELWKLNNVIEDVERRADPFPLTEMQEAQWLGRISSFGVGNIAAHVYYESEKEGLDIQRLEQSWQALIDRHEMLRSVLLPDGGQRILTERLTYNIRNLDVRKLDHESAEAEALVVRSQMDHVVRPVTEWPLFEIRTTQLPGNKVRIHFSMDLVICDVGSMRILQSEWAQLYRGEALQPAVLDLSFRDYVLAEKQLKDSPPYVKADEFWEQKIKSLPANTAPELPVAKDISSIKEIRFKRWSFVVETSRWDQIKEAAVKRALSPSSVILTVFAQVLGLWSKSNEFCINTPIINRLPIHEQVKQIVGEFASFAPVVVSLNKQKTFEECARELQQNSWENLDNRYISGTSILRKLAKLRGGSSGPVFPVVFTSTIVQKVAGEKEFFETLGDYSYLISQTPQVWLDHTAMEMENGLLLSWHALEEMFPQGMLDQMWETYEGIMNRLATDESTWGSTYNQLLREVDLSIVLEANATDQPIDCELLHDPIFRYAKANPNQIALVTSRKEISYGELDKLATAVSCKLMEKQLRRAELVPVIMEKGYEQVVAVLGILQGGGAYLPLDPELPRERLQYILESSAVRVILIQEKYRASLQWIQDLGIAVETITSHNAVSPDKVTRRDSCQELDDLAYVIFTSGSTGMPKGVMITHRAAQNTIMDINAKFQVSSEDIGFALSELNFDLSVYDIFGILGAGGELVIPDAHSSRDPKHWLDMLSLHKVSVWNSVPALMAMLVEYTALLEASLPFRLVLLSGDWIPLNLASRIKKQAALAQVMGLGGATEASIWSNYYPIQEVDPSWRSIPYGKPLSNQKFHVYNKEFVDCPVWVPGDLYISGRGLSLGYLNDVTLTDQAFITHPDTGERLYRTGDMGRYLPDGNLEFMGREDFQVKISGFRIELEEIESVLLKHIAVKGVVVHLAGKDTDKKTLTAYILVKDGMTLDTKELKLFAANALPNYMVPNQYMILDEFPLTVNGKIDRKSLPVPENTGRKSKAQDLSDNKVLNILIPIFAEVLRLAEEKVDIHTNFFTLGGDSIRGIQIISLASKEGIEISPQLFFEHSTLAELAEVLNNSMVELEDGEEQYVGELPLSAGQQLLLERYESLPALNQSLLFKVEKLMEPEKLESAFQYVVSRNAALQMQFNHSDGVWTQALYSKVKKPEIDYVDLNGLEEDEVHKLTEQIRFDQEQQSADILIKLIFLDQPDQKLQYILLVWNELIMDQRSVGLFLEQIYDCYNQISAGEKIKQIHRTKQFRDWLNLNREEPAEQSLQDWDDSSVALHLGNPTETSDRMCTLNFTFTKEPVWSAVLEEAKLQDYELLLIAMGYSMQELGYAQQLWVDCMCEAEQKVLVQNGMNHILGQLGSIHPVHFRSDYRSGLSEYIRAGKTTIRNCKKSTGGKPSIHPKIKFSFSEALEKLNKRIGVSSAASLISSTSERAYRSPYLLEISASADEEELLFQFQFNAAQVDDRRMEKLGYSLLQNLQSLFLSIKSEDLDVYVASDFPDMSWSDAELKSFMGILATSH